In one Chryseobacterium camelliae genomic region, the following are encoded:
- a CDS encoding nucleotidyltransferase domain-containing protein: MTTKILEKLKEVEEKRGIKILLAVESGSRAWGFASPDSDYDIRFIYRHEKDWYLSPWDKDETIEFMTEDDLDGSGWDLRKTFHLLLKSNAALLSWFYSPIVYVKNEKFYDLFKPLADEYFSPIAVSYHYLSMSKKYLEACRSDEVKLKSYFYCLRTTLTGKWILEKGTVPPVLFSELLVLVDDFMRTKIENLIALKATKGESYYHLNDWELFGFLEKMIADNEERAKSLKSGNANKNEMEKVFREILKNNL, encoded by the coding sequence ATGACAACTAAGATATTAGAAAAACTAAAAGAAGTTGAGGAAAAACGAGGTATAAAAATACTTCTTGCCGTAGAATCCGGAAGCCGGGCATGGGGTTTTGCTTCTCCTGACAGCGATTATGATATACGTTTCATATACCGACACGAAAAAGACTGGTATCTTTCGCCGTGGGATAAAGATGAAACGATAGAATTTATGACCGAAGATGATCTGGACGGTTCCGGATGGGATTTGAGAAAAACTTTTCATTTGTTATTGAAATCAAATGCAGCTTTGTTGAGTTGGTTTTACTCACCTATCGTTTATGTGAAAAATGAAAAATTTTACGATTTATTCAAACCTTTGGCGGATGAATATTTTTCTCCGATAGCGGTTTCCTACCATTATCTGAGCATGAGCAAAAAATATCTGGAAGCCTGCAGAAGTGATGAAGTAAAACTGAAATCTTATTTTTACTGTCTTCGAACCACATTAACAGGAAAATGGATATTGGAAAAAGGGACCGTTCCTCCTGTTTTGTTTAGTGAGTTACTGGTTTTAGTGGATGATTTTATGAGAACGAAAATAGAAAATTTAATTGCCTTAAAAGCCACAAAAGGAGAATCTTATTACCATCTGAATGATTGGGAATTGTTTGGATTTTTGGAGAAAATGATAGCGGATAATGAGGAAAGAGCGAAGAGCTTGAAAAGTGGAAATGCGAATAAGAATGAGATGGAGAAGGTCTTTAGAGAAATATTAAAAAATAACTTATAA
- a CDS encoding polyribonucleotide nucleotidyltransferase produces MSIPQAFTETITLADGREITLETGKLAKQADGSVVVKMGGTMLLATVVANKEANPGVDFLPLTVDYREKFYAGGRIPGNFFRREARPSDQEILTMRLVDRVLRPLFPEDFHAEVQVMISLISYDGQTIPDDLAGLAASAAIAITDIPFNGPMSEVRVVRFNGELAINPSYEQLKDSELDIMVGATKDSIVMVEGEMKEISEQEMLEAIIFAHAEIKKQIEAQERLAEKVGKAFPKREYSHETHDEEIREKVWRETYDKVYEVAKTPSGKEERGEKFKAVREEFLAQYADNEEELERVTPFVKVYYHDVEKEAMRQMILEDNIRLDGRDPQTIRPIWSEIDYLPGAHGSAIFTRGETQSLTAVTLGSVKDANMVDSVITQHDEKFFLHYNFPPFSTGEARPLRGTSRREVGHGNLAQRALQAVIPEENPYTIRIVSDILESNGSSSMATVCAGTLALMDAGVQITKPVSGIAMGLITDVKSGKFTVLSDILGDEDHLGDMDFKVTGTADGITACQMDIKIQGLSMDIMEKALMQARDGRLHILNKITETISEPREDVKPHAPKMVVMEIPKDFIGAVIGPGGKIIQQMQKDTETVIAIEEIGEIGRIEIAGTDREKINAAVAKINEITFVPVVGEVYKGKVVKVMDFGAFVAIAKGTEGLLHISEIEWKRLDKVPYAEGDEVEVKFMGYDDRKKMKLSRKVLLPRPPKPEAKPKQEVQAQAGGEKPAEQA; encoded by the coding sequence ATGAGTATACCTCAAGCGTTTACAGAAACGATTACTCTTGCAGACGGAAGAGAAATCACACTTGAAACAGGGAAGCTGGCAAAACAGGCTGACGGATCTGTGGTAGTAAAAATGGGCGGAACAATGCTTTTAGCAACTGTTGTAGCCAATAAAGAAGCAAATCCGGGAGTGGATTTTTTACCTTTAACGGTAGATTACAGAGAGAAATTTTATGCAGGAGGTAGAATTCCGGGAAACTTTTTTCGTAGAGAAGCAAGACCTTCTGATCAGGAAATTTTAACAATGCGTTTGGTAGACAGAGTGCTACGTCCGCTTTTCCCTGAAGATTTCCATGCGGAAGTTCAGGTAATGATTTCATTAATTTCTTACGATGGGCAAACAATTCCTGATGATTTAGCAGGTTTAGCAGCTTCTGCAGCGATTGCTATTACTGATATTCCTTTCAACGGACCAATGTCTGAAGTAAGAGTGGTAAGATTCAACGGTGAGTTGGCGATCAATCCAAGCTACGAGCAGTTAAAAGATTCTGAACTTGATATTATGGTTGGAGCTACTAAAGACTCAATCGTAATGGTAGAAGGAGAGATGAAAGAGATCTCTGAGCAGGAAATGCTGGAAGCAATCATCTTCGCTCATGCTGAAATCAAAAAACAAATCGAAGCTCAGGAAAGATTAGCTGAAAAAGTAGGAAAAGCTTTCCCTAAAAGAGAATATTCTCACGAAACTCACGACGAGGAAATTCGTGAAAAAGTTTGGAGAGAAACTTACGATAAAGTATACGAAGTGGCAAAAACTCCATCCGGAAAAGAAGAAAGAGGAGAAAAGTTCAAAGCGGTTCGTGAAGAGTTTTTAGCTCAATATGCTGATAATGAAGAAGAATTGGAAAGAGTAACACCTTTCGTAAAAGTATATTATCATGATGTAGAAAAAGAAGCAATGCGTCAGATGATCCTTGAAGACAATATCCGTCTGGATGGCCGTGATCCTCAAACGATCCGTCCGATCTGGTCAGAAATTGACTATCTTCCGGGAGCTCACGGTTCTGCAATCTTTACAAGAGGGGAAACTCAGTCTTTAACGGCTGTTACGTTAGGTTCCGTAAAAGATGCGAACATGGTAGACAGCGTAATCACTCAGCACGACGAAAAATTCTTCCTACATTATAATTTCCCTCCATTCTCAACAGGTGAAGCAAGACCTTTAAGAGGAACTTCAAGAAGAGAAGTAGGACACGGAAACTTAGCTCAAAGAGCTTTGCAGGCAGTAATTCCTGAAGAAAATCCATACACCATCAGAATTGTTTCTGATATCTTAGAATCAAACGGTTCGTCTTCAATGGCAACAGTTTGTGCAGGAACATTAGCATTAATGGATGCCGGTGTGCAAATTACAAAGCCCGTTTCAGGTATTGCAATGGGATTGATCACTGACGTAAAATCAGGAAAATTCACGGTACTTTCAGATATCTTAGGAGATGAAGATCACCTTGGAGATATGGACTTTAAAGTAACGGGAACTGCAGACGGTATTACAGCTTGTCAGATGGATATCAAAATTCAGGGACTTTCTATGGACATCATGGAAAAAGCTTTGATGCAGGCAAGAGACGGAAGATTACATATCTTAAATAAAATCACGGAAACGATCTCTGAACCAAGAGAAGATGTGAAACCTCACGCTCCGAAAATGGTGGTAATGGAAATTCCTAAAGATTTCATTGGTGCCGTAATCGGACCTGGTGGAAAAATCATTCAGCAAATGCAGAAAGATACGGAAACCGTTATCGCAATTGAAGAAATTGGTGAAATCGGACGTATTGAAATCGCAGGAACAGACAGAGAGAAAATTAACGCTGCTGTTGCTAAGATTAATGAAATTACTTTCGTACCGGTTGTAGGTGAAGTTTACAAAGGTAAAGTAGTGAAAGTAATGGATTTCGGAGCTTTTGTAGCTATTGCTAAAGGAACCGAAGGTCTTCTTCACATCTCGGAAATCGAGTGGAAGCGTTTAGACAAAGTTCCTTATGCGGAAGGTGATGAAGTTGAAGTAAAATTCATGGGGTATGATGATCGTAAGAAAATGAAACTTTCAAGAAAAGTTCTTCTACCAAGACCTCCAAAACCGGAAGCTAAACCAAAGCAAGAAGTACAAGCTCAGGCAGGAGGTGAAAAACCTGCTGAACAAGCTTAA
- a CDS encoding DNA polymerase beta superfamily protein, with translation MDIKYLKSRNLILFETISGSRSFGLATENSDTDIRGVYYIPKEDFFGLNYIPQISNKTNDITYYEIGRLVELLQKNNPNILEILASPEDCIQYKNPLMDLLRPEDFLSKLCKDTFAGYAISQIKKAKGLNKKILNPIDKERKSILDFCYILQDQGSVPLKKWLREFPSSGGVSAGRGGLLQEKCGLVSLDNTKGIFALFYDESEDLNYKGIIQNEEANQVSVSSVPKEEKPVAYLFCNLDAYSTYCKDYREYWKWVSERNEDRYNVNQNHGQNYDSKNMMHTIRLLQSCEQIFKTNSLNIRVENRDELLDIKAGNWSYENVMKKAENLIKSIEHYHSVSTLPDYPDLEKTSKILIEIRENLYQ, from the coding sequence ATGGATATAAAATACTTAAAATCCCGCAACCTCATCCTCTTCGAGACCATCTCAGGAAGCCGCTCTTTCGGGCTCGCAACGGAAAACTCCGACACAGATATTCGCGGAGTGTATTATATACCGAAAGAAGATTTTTTTGGATTAAATTATATCCCTCAGATTTCCAATAAAACAAATGATATTACATACTATGAAATAGGGAGACTGGTTGAATTGCTACAAAAGAACAATCCGAATATTTTAGAAATTCTGGCAAGTCCGGAAGATTGCATTCAATATAAAAACCCGTTGATGGATTTGCTGAGACCCGAAGATTTTCTTTCGAAACTGTGCAAAGATACCTTTGCAGGTTATGCGATTTCACAAATCAAAAAGGCAAAAGGACTCAACAAAAAAATCCTCAATCCGATTGATAAAGAAAGAAAATCCATTCTTGATTTCTGTTATATTTTGCAAGATCAAGGTTCTGTTCCGTTGAAAAAATGGCTGCGAGAATTCCCTTCCTCTGGAGGGGTGTCCGCAGGACGGGGTGGTCTTTTACAGGAAAAATGCGGTTTGGTAAGTCTCGACAACACCAAAGGAATCTTCGCTCTTTTCTATGACGAATCCGAAGACCTGAACTATAAAGGAATTATTCAGAATGAAGAAGCCAATCAGGTTTCCGTTTCATCGGTTCCTAAAGAGGAAAAACCTGTTGCTTATCTTTTTTGTAACCTGGATGCTTATTCCACCTATTGCAAAGATTATCGTGAATACTGGAAGTGGGTTTCGGAGCGAAATGAAGACCGCTACAACGTTAATCAGAATCACGGACAAAATTATGACAGTAAAAATATGATGCATACGATTCGTCTTTTGCAGTCGTGTGAACAGATTTTTAAAACCAATTCATTGAATATTCGTGTAGAGAACCGTGATGAGCTACTCGACATCAAAGCTGGAAACTGGTCATATGAAAATGTAATGAAGAAAGCGGAAAATCTGATAAAATCTATTGAACATTATCATTCTGTTTCCACTCTTCCGGATTATCCGGATTTGGAGAAAACATCAAAGATTTTAATTGAGATTAGAGAAAATCTTTATCAATAA
- a CDS encoding acyloxyacyl hydrolase codes for MKNFYTCFLVLLSMLCWAQETDSIKGNTSWAVSTGAEYGTVLPTNIHLESYPNRGYTGYSFQFLKQATGAKDWEKLYNYPQYGIGFFAFDFLENKQMGSPFAVYGIYNAKIKQWGKLKWSHHINFGISFNSNPFDLENRYYNTSVGSKTNMFISVGTGLYYEMGKHFDLGLNLKFNHLSNGSLKIPNKGLNSVAPQLSLVYYPERVTIKRDDSVTTNNKKYNTLEFSVFAGRKDAFYKGERRDEIKLYDGFDYSIYGTEAFYLRQYSAKSAYGIGIGITKDEEYNNTMYVSDSTLYQKKRFSHSQLLFSVIPTYRLMIGNLYVNVGAGYYAFKKTTKYDKTAFFQRIGLQYQFTDRLFASFGINAYDFHVANYLEWKLGYTFSKKARK; via the coding sequence AGATTCTATAAAAGGTAATACATCCTGGGCCGTTTCTACAGGTGCGGAATACGGAACCGTTTTGCCGACTAATATTCATTTGGAAAGTTATCCAAACAGAGGATATACCGGCTATTCATTCCAATTTTTGAAACAGGCAACAGGGGCAAAAGATTGGGAAAAATTGTATAATTATCCTCAATACGGTATTGGTTTTTTTGCTTTTGATTTTCTTGAGAATAAACAAATGGGAAGCCCTTTTGCTGTTTATGGAATATATAACGCCAAAATTAAGCAATGGGGAAAGCTTAAATGGTCTCATCATATTAATTTTGGTATTTCTTTTAATTCAAATCCTTTTGATCTGGAGAACAGATATTATAATACTTCAGTAGGTTCAAAAACTAATATGTTTATTAGTGTAGGAACTGGCTTGTATTATGAAATGGGGAAACATTTTGATTTAGGATTGAATCTCAAATTTAATCATCTTTCAAATGGATCATTGAAAATCCCGAATAAAGGATTGAATAGTGTGGCACCTCAGTTGAGTCTGGTGTATTACCCGGAAAGAGTGACTATTAAAAGAGATGATTCCGTTACAACAAACAATAAAAAATATAATACATTAGAGTTTTCAGTATTTGCAGGAAGAAAAGATGCTTTTTATAAAGGTGAAAGAAGAGACGAAATAAAATTATATGACGGGTTTGATTATTCAATATATGGAACAGAAGCTTTTTATTTACGTCAATATTCTGCTAAGTCAGCATATGGAATAGGGATAGGAATAACTAAGGATGAAGAATATAACAACACCATGTATGTTTCAGACAGTACATTATATCAAAAAAAACGTTTTTCTCATAGCCAGCTTTTGTTTAGTGTTATTCCCACCTATCGTTTGATGATTGGTAATTTATATGTGAATGTGGGAGCAGGATACTATGCGTTCAAAAAAACAACAAAATATGATAAAACCGCTTTCTTTCAAAGAATAGGGTTACAGTATCAGTTTACAGATCGTTTATTTGCCTCATTCGGAATCAATGCTTATGATTTCCATGTTGCCAATTATCTGGAATGGAAACTGGGCTATACTTTTTCCAAAAAAGCCAGAAAATAG
- a CDS encoding cold shock domain-containing protein, producing the protein MADSFSKKENFKKKQQKQKEKALRREERKENNDKGKSLDEMFMYVDANGQLTSTPPDNDERVEIDLDNIQLGAAPIEAEEALKTGIVTFLSEKGYGFITEDKTKENIFFHNNNCIDPIKKGNKVSFEKEKSPKGFSATEIRLVK; encoded by the coding sequence ATGGCAGATTCTTTCTCTAAAAAAGAAAATTTCAAGAAGAAACAGCAAAAACAAAAAGAAAAAGCTTTACGTCGCGAAGAACGTAAAGAAAACAATGACAAAGGCAAAAGTCTTGATGAAATGTTTATGTATGTAGATGCAAACGGGCAACTGACATCTACACCACCTGATAATGATGAAAGAGTTGAAATAGATCTTGACAACATCCAGTTGGGTGCTGCTCCAATTGAAGCTGAAGAAGCTTTAAAAACAGGAATTGTAACTTTTTTAAGTGAAAAAGGTTATGGATTCATCACGGAAGATAAAACAAAAGAAAATATCTTCTTCCATAACAATAATTGTATAGATCCTATTAAAAAAGGAAATAAAGTATCTTTTGAAAAAGAAAAATCTCCGAAAGGATTTTCTGCAACAGAGATCAGATTGGTAAAATAA
- a CDS encoding TonB-dependent receptor has product MTRIFLLVFFWLISVFSLLTAQTLQNFSLSGKIDSDKVNQMEINLFNSENKLVKTEIADSKGNFSFNDLASGNYSLKINRNGAETYTSENIAVTENTTLPSISLNEKVIESVVITKAKPYIERQDGKMILNVENSIVSTGNSAFEVLEKAPGVKIDNNDNISLRGKGNLLVQIDGKNTPMNGTDLANYLRGIPSASVEKVEFITNPSSKYDAAGTSIINIKLKKDQRKGTNGSVSTALGTGKYIKNNNSFSINHRNKKVNLFANYSFAYREFYNKLLLDRSFYENGNFKQAYIQDNFLKMNFRNHIAKVGMDYYMNDKNVLGFSVGFISNRFDPTSNNNTSILDHHYQPAGSSNTTSNNRDHWKNIALNLNHKLTIDSLGSELTTDVDYINYSNTSLQNFITRNFDVDGNLLPSTVSAPNPYNLKGDLGGNLNIYSLKSDLTKVFKKNWKLEAGIKTSFVKADNDLQYFNASSGNLELDYSKTNHFIYEENINAVYGNLIKNWEKFKVNFGLRVENTNVTGNQITTNQINKKNYTQLFPSAVFSYDLNDKNTVELNFSRRITRPTYKQLNPFKFYLDLTTYQAGNPDLNPQTTMNYEFTYSLSNKYFATLSYSKTKNNITDVLKPTVENGNIVVVQANENLSSASYFGLNLIAPVKVTKWWDMNNNANFYYGSYTGNISDTSIKNQGNFTFDLNSNNSFKLGNGFTAELNGNYKAKEVYAYMFLKPMWSVNIGAQKKFKNNSTLKFSFNDIFFTSNPEARNIYNSYVENFIVRRDTRVAMLSYTYNFGTGKSGQPRKTGGADDLKQRIGNG; this is encoded by the coding sequence ATGACCAGAATATTTTTACTCGTTTTCTTTTGGCTTATCTCAGTCTTTAGCCTGCTGACGGCGCAAACGCTGCAGAATTTCTCTTTATCCGGAAAAATTGATTCGGATAAGGTGAATCAGATGGAAATTAATTTGTTCAATTCCGAGAACAAACTGGTGAAAACTGAAATTGCCGATTCTAAAGGGAATTTTAGCTTTAATGACCTCGCTTCGGGAAATTATTCCTTAAAGATCAACCGAAACGGTGCAGAAACATATACATCTGAAAACATTGCCGTAACAGAAAATACAACGCTGCCTTCCATTTCATTGAACGAAAAAGTGATTGAAAGCGTGGTGATTACCAAAGCAAAACCTTATATCGAAAGACAGGACGGAAAAATGATCCTGAATGTTGAAAACAGCATTGTAAGTACCGGAAATTCTGCTTTTGAAGTCCTGGAAAAAGCTCCGGGCGTAAAAATTGACAATAATGACAACATCAGTCTGAGAGGGAAAGGCAATCTCTTGGTACAGATCGACGGAAAAAATACGCCGATGAACGGAACCGATCTTGCCAATTATCTTCGGGGAATTCCCTCTGCCAGTGTTGAAAAAGTAGAATTTATCACCAACCCATCTTCAAAATATGATGCAGCCGGGACTTCGATCATTAATATTAAGCTTAAAAAAGACCAGCGAAAAGGAACGAATGGAAGTGTTTCAACGGCTTTGGGAACAGGAAAATATATTAAAAACAACAATAGCTTCAGCATCAATCACCGAAATAAAAAAGTGAATCTTTTTGCGAACTACAGCTTTGCCTACCGTGAATTCTACAATAAATTGCTTCTCGACAGAAGTTTTTATGAAAATGGAAATTTTAAGCAGGCCTATATCCAGGATAATTTCCTGAAAATGAATTTCCGAAACCACATCGCCAAAGTTGGAATGGATTATTACATGAACGATAAGAATGTCCTCGGATTTTCAGTAGGTTTTATCAGCAACAGATTTGATCCGACCAGCAATAATAATACGTCTATTTTGGATCATCATTATCAACCGGCAGGAAGTTCCAATACAACGAGTAATAACCGCGATCATTGGAAAAATATTGCATTGAACCTTAATCATAAGCTTACCATCGATTCATTAGGTTCGGAACTGACGACAGATGTAGATTATATCAATTATTCAAACACTTCATTGCAGAATTTTATTACCAGAAATTTTGATGTCGATGGAAATCTTTTGCCTTCCACTGTCTCTGCACCCAATCCTTATAATTTAAAGGGAGATTTGGGTGGAAATCTGAATATTTATTCCCTGAAATCCGATCTTACCAAAGTTTTCAAAAAGAACTGGAAATTAGAAGCCGGGATTAAAACCAGTTTTGTAAAGGCGGATAATGATCTTCAGTATTTTAATGCCAGCTCCGGGAATTTAGAGCTTGATTATTCCAAGACCAATCATTTCATTTACGAAGAAAATATTAATGCAGTTTATGGAAATTTAATTAAAAACTGGGAAAAATTCAAAGTGAATTTCGGATTGAGAGTAGAGAATACGAATGTTACTGGAAATCAAATAACCACGAATCAAATTAATAAAAAGAATTATACGCAATTATTCCCAAGCGCGGTTTTTTCTTATGATCTGAATGATAAAAATACGGTAGAACTCAATTTCAGCCGAAGAATTACCAGACCGACTTACAAACAGCTTAATCCTTTTAAATTTTATCTGGATCTTACGACGTATCAGGCAGGAAACCCGGATCTGAACCCGCAAACTACCATGAATTATGAATTTACATACAGTCTGAGCAATAAATATTTTGCAACGTTGAGTTACAGTAAAACAAAAAATAATATTACCGATGTTTTAAAACCGACTGTTGAAAACGGAAATATTGTTGTCGTTCAAGCCAATGAAAACCTAAGTTCGGCTTCCTATTTCGGACTGAATCTGATTGCTCCGGTAAAAGTTACGAAATGGTGGGATATGAACAATAATGCGAATTTCTATTATGGAAGTTACACCGGCAATATTTCTGATACTTCTATCAAAAATCAGGGGAATTTCACTTTTGATCTCAACAGTAATAATTCTTTTAAATTAGGAAACGGATTTACCGCCGAACTAAACGGAAATTATAAAGCAAAAGAAGTCTATGCCTATATGTTCCTGAAACCGATGTGGTCTGTAAATATCGGTGCTCAGAAGAAATTTAAAAACAACAGCACCCTCAAATTTTCTTTCAATGATATTTTCTTCACAAGCAATCCTGAAGCAAGAAACATCTATAACAGCTATGTCGAAAATTTTATTGTAAGAAGGGATACCCGAGTTGCCATGCTTTCCTATACTTACAATTTCGGGACAGGAAAATCGGGGCAGCCCAGAAAAACAGGTGGTGCGGATGATCTTAAGCAGAGAATTGGAAACGGATAA
- the cobT gene encoding nicotinate-nucleotide--dimethylbenzimidazole phosphoribosyltransferase: MLADELQHKIDFKTKPLGALGFLEQLAHKIGMVQQTTSPALIKPHMVVFAADHGIATAGVSAYPQEVTYQMVMNFLGGGAAINVFCRQNGINIKVVDAGVNFDFPEGLNLIDKKVRKSSRNILEEPAMTVDEYQQALENGRSVVKEIAETGCNIIGFGEMGIGNTSASSLMMSQLFNIPIADCVGRGTGLNDVQLQNKIDILSKCIERYPTLETADEIAQTFGGLEIAQMMGAMEEAYRQNMLILIDGFIATVAISALFKKNPEILENCIFCHVSDEYAHIKLLEVLGQKALLNLNLRVGEGTGCALAYPIIQSAVNFLNEMSSFEDANVSNKD; encoded by the coding sequence ATGTTAGCAGACGAATTACAACATAAGATCGATTTCAAGACAAAACCTCTAGGCGCATTAGGATTTTTGGAGCAACTGGCTCATAAAATAGGAATGGTTCAGCAGACAACATCTCCAGCATTAATTAAACCTCACATGGTTGTTTTCGCGGCCGATCATGGAATTGCAACAGCAGGAGTAAGCGCTTATCCACAGGAAGTTACTTACCAGATGGTGATGAACTTTTTAGGTGGAGGTGCGGCAATCAATGTTTTTTGTAGACAGAACGGGATTAACATAAAAGTTGTGGATGCAGGAGTCAATTTCGATTTTCCTGAAGGTCTGAATTTAATAGATAAAAAAGTACGAAAATCCAGCAGAAATATCCTAGAAGAACCGGCAATGACCGTTGATGAATATCAACAGGCGCTGGAAAATGGTAGATCTGTTGTAAAAGAAATTGCTGAAACAGGCTGTAATATCATCGGTTTTGGGGAAATGGGGATCGGAAATACTTCGGCTTCTTCGTTAATGATGAGCCAGCTGTTCAATATTCCGATTGCGGATTGTGTGGGAAGAGGAACCGGTTTAAATGATGTCCAGCTGCAGAATAAAATTGATATTCTTTCAAAATGTATAGAAAGATATCCGACTCTTGAAACAGCAGACGAAATTGCACAAACTTTCGGAGGATTGGAAATTGCTCAGATGATGGGTGCCATGGAAGAAGCATACCGACAAAATATGTTAATCCTGATTGACGGATTTATTGCAACGGTTGCTATTTCTGCTTTATTTAAAAAGAACCCTGAGATTTTAGAGAATTGTATCTTTTGTCATGTCAGCGATGAATACGCGCATATCAAATTATTAGAAGTATTAGGTCAAAAAGCGTTGCTGAATCTTAATCTGAGAGTAGGAGAGGGAACAGGTTGTGCATTAGCCTATCCGATTATTCAAAGCGCGGTTAATTTTCTGAATGAAATGTCGAGTTTTGAAGATGCAAATGTTTCAAATAAAGACTAA
- a CDS encoding adenosylcobinamide-GDP ribazoletransferase, with protein MKALKNELIYFATALMFFTRIPVPFKVPYSSEIMNRSQKYFSWVGLLVGVINVAIFYLSFQLFNLEIAIVLMMISSVLLTGAFHEDGFTDVCDSFGGGYGKEKIMTIMKDSRVGAYGAIGIILLFALKFFSIKELGSIDLTKTLAIIIFAHTSSRFISGTMIYTHQYVTDIDASKSKPLANKPLDGKSLFISFLAVLIAFSLLPDWRLIPAFILAYIGKMYLGWYFKKHIGGYTGDCLGTVQQVGEVLFYLATIIVWKFI; from the coding sequence ATGAAAGCTCTAAAGAATGAACTGATTTATTTCGCAACGGCTCTGATGTTCTTCACTAGAATTCCTGTTCCGTTCAAAGTTCCGTATTCTAGTGAGATTATGAACAGATCCCAGAAATATTTTTCTTGGGTTGGATTATTGGTTGGAGTGATCAATGTTGCTATTTTCTATCTTTCTTTTCAGCTTTTTAACCTTGAAATAGCGATTGTTTTAATGATGATTTCAAGTGTTTTGCTGACTGGTGCTTTCCATGAAGATGGCTTTACGGATGTTTGTGACAGTTTCGGAGGAGGTTATGGCAAAGAGAAAATTATGACCATCATGAAAGACAGTCGTGTTGGAGCTTATGGAGCGATTGGAATCATTTTGTTATTTGCCTTAAAATTTTTCAGCATTAAAGAACTGGGAAGTATTGATCTAACGAAAACTTTGGCTATCATTATTTTCGCCCATACATCAAGCCGGTTTATTTCCGGAACGATGATTTATACCCATCAGTATGTCACAGATATTGATGCCAGCAAATCAAAACCGTTGGCGAATAAACCATTGGATGGAAAGTCTTTATTCATAAGCTTTTTAGCCGTTCTTATTGCATTTTCATTGCTTCCGGATTGGCGATTAATTCCGGCTTTTATATTGGCTTATATCGGGAAGATGTACCTGGGTTGGTATTTTAAAAAACATATCGGAGGGTATACCGGTGACTGTTTGGGAACGGTTCAGCAGGTTGGTGAGGTTTTATTCTATTTAGCAACCATTATCGTATGGAAATTCATTTAA
- a CDS encoding MarR family winged helix-turn-helix transcriptional regulator, with the protein MEKLDSIIFYNIDKAIRAYRNYAQRQLKANGFSITIDQWLIIKAILENPGIIQNEIGDLVFKDNASVTRIIELLVKSEYIIRNSNPDDRRKTNLEITTTGKEIIKKIQNLVENNRKTALKGISKEEMKIMNAALLQISKNCLTSK; encoded by the coding sequence ATGGAAAAGTTAGATTCAATTATATTTTATAACATCGATAAAGCGATCCGGGCGTACAGAAATTATGCTCAAAGGCAATTAAAAGCAAACGGATTTAGCATTACAATTGACCAATGGCTGATTATTAAAGCTATTTTAGAAAATCCCGGAATTATACAAAATGAAATCGGAGATCTTGTTTTTAAGGATAATGCTTCTGTAACAAGAATCATTGAATTGCTGGTGAAATCAGAATACATCATCCGGAATTCAAATCCTGATGACCGCAGAAAGACCAACCTCGAAATCACGACAACCGGGAAAGAAATCATTAAAAAAATACAAAATTTAGTTGAGAATAACCGAAAAACTGCTTTGAAAGGTATTTCCAAGGAAGAAATGAAAATCATGAACGCTGCATTACTCCAAATATCAAAAAACTGTCTTACCTCTAAATAA